The DNA window GCAGAAATCGAGCATCTCCTGCGTTTCGGCGATTCCGCCGATCAGGGAGCCGGCCAGCTGGCGCCGCTTCATGATCAGGTTGAACACGGTCGTGGCTGGATGCGGCTCGGCCGGAGCGCCCACCAGCACCATGGCGCTGTCGCGGGCGAGCAGGACCAAGTAGGCGTCGAGGTCATGCGGCGCGGCGACGGTATCGAGGATGAAATCGAAGCTGTTCACGTGCTCCTTCATGGCTTCTGGATCCCGTGACACGACGACCTCGTGGGCGCCGAGCTTGAGGGCGTCCTCCCGCTTGTTCGGAGAGGTGGTGAACAGCACCACATGCGCCCCCATGGCCCGTGCGAGCTTGACGGCCATATGGCCGAGGCCGCCGAGACCGACCACGCCCACCTTGTGCCCGGGCTGCACGCGCCAGCGGCGCAGGGGCGAATACGTGGTGATGCCGGCGCACAGGAGGGGCGCCGCCGCGGCCAGGTCCATGCCGTCCGGCACCTTCAGGACGAAGCTTTCGTCGACCACGACGGTGTCGGAATAGCCGCCATAGGTGTTGGCCCCGGTGCCCTGCTCTGGGCCGTTATAGGTGCCGGTGAACCCGACCTCGCAATACTGCTCCAGGCCCTCGCGGCAGCTCCGGCAGGTGCGGCAGGAATCGACCATGCAGCCGACGCCGACGAGATCGCCTTCCTTGAACTTCTGCACGCCCGGCCCGACACGCGTGACGCGGCCGACGATCTCGTGGCCTGGCACACAGGGATAGACAGTGCCACCCCATTCTGCCCGTGCGGTGTGCAGATCGGAGTGGCAGACGCCGCAATAGAGGATCTCGATCTGGACATCGCTTTCGCGGGGCTCGCGGCGCTCGAAGCGGAATGGGGAAAGCGGTGTGGACGCATCCTGGGCGGCGTAGCCGAAAGCTTTGATCACGGGATTTTTCTCCGGTTGGGGAAGGCTTGAGCGTGCAGATCCGCTCGCCATGCTGGGGATCCTGCCGGGCCTTCCGGGCACCCAAGACCATAGGCGCGATCAGGCCCGCGTCAACGGATCGGCAGGCGCTTTGTTCAAGGGAAGTTCAGTCGGGATCCGGCATGAATGAAGGCAGAGATTTTCACATGGTCACGTTCAATTGACTTGCTGGCTCCTGGTATTCTCGAACGGGCGTTCCCACTCTTTCTTAAGGCCCTGCGATGGCGTGCGGGAAGGCTTGCGGAGAGTCGCCGGCCTGCTGCCGACGGCGGCAATGCGGCACAGTGGATTTCAGGGGGCAGTGAGAAACTTTAACTTGCTGTCCCGCCCGCAATCCGCGAGGCTAGCTGCTGAGGGCGGGCATATTTTCAAGGCGCGCGGGTCATCCCGAACACGATCGAGCCTGTCGCGACCTGCTTTTTCTCCGCCACGACAAAAGGAGTACGCCGCATCATCTTGGCCGCATCATAGTATCGCATGGTCTGGGCAACCTTAGCGGTGCACAATAGTTGTCTCTGAGAGGGATTGGATTTCGGTGGCGCCATGCTTCATTCCGACGACCTGTTCTCGAGTTTCTTGAAGACCTATGAAACCCGCCGCGAGGCGGAGATGTCCCTGGCGGACTACCTGGAAGGGTGCCGCAACGATCCCATGATGTATGCGAGCGCTCCCGAGCGCATCCTGGCAGCGATCGGCGAGCCCCAGCTTGTCGATACGTCAAAGGATGCACGCCTCGGCCGCATCTTCATGAACCGCACGATCCGGGTGTATCCGGCCTTCTCCGAATTCTACGGCATGGAAGAGACGATCGAGATGATCGTGAGCTTCTTCCGCCACGCCGCTCAAGGCCTGGAGGAGCGCAAGCAGATCCTCTACCTGCTCGGGCCCGTCGGCGGCGGTAAGTCCTCCCTGGCCGAGCGCCTGAAATCCCTGATGGAGGTCAATCCTATCTATGTCCTCAAGGCGGGCGACGAGATCAGCCCCGTCTTCGAGAGCCCGCTCGGTCTCTTCGACGCGGAGCAGATGGGACCCATGCTGGAGGAACGCTACGGCATTCCCCGCCGGCGCCTGACCAATCTGCTCAGCCCCTGGGCCATCAAACGTCTCGACGAGTTCAAGGGCGACATCTCCAAGTTCCGCGTGGTCAAGATCAACCCGTCCCGCATGAGGCAGATCGCCATCGCCAAGACGGAGCCGGGCGACGAGAACAATCAGGACATCTCGTCCCTCGTCGGCAAGGTCGATATCCGCAAGCTGGAGACCTTGTCCCAAGCCGATCCCGACGCCTACAGCTATTCCGGCGGCCTCAACCGCGCCAACCAGGGCATTCTCGAATTCGTCGAGATGTTCAAGGCGCCGATCAAGATGCTGCACCCCCTGCTGACGGCTACCCAGGAGGGGAATTATGTCGGCACCGAGAATATCGGATCCATCCCGTTCAGCGGCATCATCCTGGCGCATTCCAACGAGGCGGAATGGCAGACCTTCCGGACCAACAAGAACAACGAGGCCTTCATCGACCGCATCTACGTGATCAAGGTGCCGTATTGCCTGAGGGTCACGGAGGAGCAGAAGATCTACGATAAGCTGATCCGCACCTCGGAGCTGGCCGGCGCGCCCTGCGCTCCCGCCACGCTGGAGATGCTGGCGCGGTTCTCGGTCCTCTCGCGGCTGCGGGCGCACGAGAACTCGAACTTCTACTCCAAGATGCGGGTCTATGACGGCGAGAGCCTGCGCGAGGTGGATCCCCGCGCGCGAAGCCTGCAGGAATACCGGGACTCGGCCGGTGTCGACGAGGGCATGGACGGCATCTCGACTCGCTTTGCCTTCAAGGTCCTGTCGGCCACCTTCAACCACGACACCATCGAGGTCGCGGCCGATCCGGTGCATCTCATGTACGTGCTCGAGCAGTCCCTGAGGCGCGAGCAGCTGCCCCAGGACGTGGAGCGACGCTATCTGGAGTTCATCAAGGCCGAGCTGGCGCCGCGCTACGCCGATTTCATCGGTCACGAGATCCAGAAGGCCTATCTCGAATCCTATCACGATTACGGTCAGAACCTGTTCGACCGCTACGTGGCCTATGCCGATGCATGGATCGAAGATCAGGACTTCAAGGATCCCGATACCGGCCAGCTCCTCAACCGGGAACTCCTGAACCAGGAGCTGACCAAGATCGAGAAGCCAGCGGGCATCGCCAATCCGAAGGACTTCCGCAACGAGGTGGTGAAGTTCTCGCTCCGGGCCCGGGCCGGCAATCATGGCCGCAACCCGTCCTGGACCAGCTACGAGAAGATCCGCGACGTGATCGAGCGCCGCATGTTCTCGCAGGTCGAGGAATTGCTGCCTGTGATCAGCTTCGGCTCCAAGAAGGACAGCGAGACCGAAAAGAAGCACGGCGAGTTCGTCGCACGGATGATGGACCGCGGCTACACCGAGCGTCAGGTACGGCGTCTGGTGGAATGGTACATGCGTGTGAAGCAGGCGGGCTGACAGAAGACGGAGGCAGATCAGGCGTTCCTATGTACATCATCGACCGGCGCCTCAACCCAGGGGGCAAGAGTCTGGCCAACCGCCAACGTTTTCTTCGCCGAGCCAAGGCGCAGATCCAGCGGGCCGTCCGTCAGACCGCAGGCGATCGGGATATCACCGATCTCGAACGGGGAGGGGAGGTCTCGATCCCGGCCGATGGTGTTCGCGAGCCCAGCTTCCGACGGTCCGGCGAGGGGGGCGTGCACGATCACATCCTTCCGGGCAACAAGCGCTTCGTGGAAGGCGATACCGTCGAACGCCCGCCGGGCGGGGGCGGCAGCGCGGCCGGGGGCGACAATGGCGAGGGCGAGGACGATTTCCGCTTCGTCCTGACCCGCGACGAGTTCCTCGACCTGTTCCTCGACGACCTGGAACTGCCCGACCTCGCCAAGAGGCGGGTCGCCACCGTGGAGACGCAGGGGATGCGCCGGGCGGGCTACACCGTCACCGGCTCGCCCGTGAACCTCGCGTTGCTGCGCTCCATGCGCAATGCCCTGTCGCGCCGCATCGCCATGCGGCGGCCGAAATCCCAGGATCTGCTTCGCCTCCAGGAGGAGATCGACCGCCTGGAGGAGCGGGAAGGACCGTCCGAGCGACTGACCGCCCTGCGCCAGGAACTGGAACTGCTCCAGCTGCGCAGCCGGCGCTTCCCCTATATCGACCCGATCGATCTGCGCTATCGCCGCTTCGAACCCGTGGCCAAGCCCGTCGCGCAGGCGGTGATGTTCTGCCTCATGGACGTGTCCGGCTCCATGACCGAGCACATGAAGGATCTGGCGAAGCGCTTCTACATGCTGCTCTACATCTTCCTGACGCGGCGCTACAAGCACGTGGAGATCGTCTTCATCCGCCACACCCACGAGGCCAAGGAGGTGGACGAGGAAACCTTCTTCAACAGCCCCGAGACCGGCGGAACGGTGGTATCCTCGGCCCTGCGCGAGATGCAGCGGATCGTCGAGGAGCGTTACTCGCCGGATGCGTGGAACATCTATGCGGCCCAGGCCTCCGACGGCGACAATTCGCCGAACGACGGCACCACCAGCGCGGCCATGCTGCGCGAGGTGATCCTGCCCGTCTGCCAGTATTATGCCTATCTCGAGGTCGGCAGCGACAGCGACCGCATGCAGACCGGGTTCATCAACCACAAGACCTCCCTGTGGCAGACCTACGAGACGCTCCAGGAGCAGGGGGCCAACCTCGCCATGCGCAAGGTGAACCACCGTCGTGAGATCTACCCCGTCTTCCGCGAACTCTTCCGCCGGCGGGATGCGGACGCTGGAGCAAAGGTGCCATGAGCGTAGTCGAGCACGACACTCTGCTCTTCCACGGGGCGGACTGGGATTTCGGAACCATCCAGCGCATCCATGACGCGGTCGAGGCCATCGGGGTCGGCGAGCTTGGGCTCGACGTCTATCCCAACCAGATCGAGGTGATCACCGCCGAGCAGATGCTCGGCGCCTATGCGTCCATCGGCATGCCCCTGTTCTACAAGCACTGGTCCTTCGGCAAGCGCTTCGCCCTCCATGAATCGAGCTACCGCCAGGGCCTCATGGGCCTGGCCTACGAGATCGTCATCAACTCGAACCCGTGCATCTCCTACATCATGGAGGAGAACTCGGCCACGATGCAGACCCTCGTCATCGCCCACGCGGCCTTCGGGCACAACCACTTCTTCAAGAACAACTACCTGTTCAAGGAATGGACCGACGCGGACGGCATCCTGGATTATCTCGAGTTTGCCAAAGGCTACATCACGCGCTGCGAGGAGCGCTACGGCCATGCGGCCGTGGAGCGCATCCTCGATGCCGCCCACGCGCTGATGTCGCATGGGGTTCATCGTTATCCGCGCAAGAAACGCCCCGACCTGCGCTCGGAGGAGCGTCGGGAGCGCGAGCGCCAGCTGCATCAGGAGCAGACCTTCAACGATCTGTGGCGCACGGTGCCGACGAAGGGCGCCGCCGCAAAGCCCCAGCTGAGCGAGGAGCGCCGGCGCGCCCTTCTCGAGCTGCCGCAGGAGAACCTCCTCTACTTCCTGGAAAAGTCGGCCCCGCGCCTCCAGCCCTGGCAACGCGAGATCCTGCGCATCGTCCGCCAGATCGCGCAGTACTTCTATCCGCAGCGCCAGACGAAGGTGATGAACGAGGGCTGCGCCACCTATTGCCATTACCGCATCATGACCCGGCTGCACGAGACCGGGCAGATCAGCGACGGCGCCTTCCTCGAATTCCTGCAGTCGCACACCAACGTCACGCGGCAGCCGGAATTCGACGATCCGCATTACGGCGGCATCAACCCGTATGCGCTCGGATTCGGCATGATGCAGGACATCGAGCGCATCTGCACGAAGCCGACGGCGGAGGACCGGGAATGGTTCCCCGACATCGCCGGCGGCGGTGACGCCATGGCGGTGCTGCGTGACGTGTGGGCCAATTACCGCGACGAGAGCTTCATCTCGCAGTTTCTGAGCCCGCATCTGATCCGGCGATGGCGCATGTTCCACCTCGTCGACGATCCGGACCGGCCGGAGCTCATGATCGAGGCGATCCACGACGAACGCGGCTACCGGCGCCTGCGGCGCTCCCTGTCGCGCCACTACGACGTCGGGTGGAGCGATCCCGACATCCAGGTGGTGGACGTGGACCTCGCCGGCGACCGGCGCCTGATCCTGCACCATCACGTGCTCAATCGCACCCTGCTGCACAAGGACGACGCTCAACGGGTTCTCCAGATGGTGGCCAATCTGTGGGGTTATGCGGTTGTCCTGAAGGAGGTGGAGCCGGCGACCGGAGCGATCTTCCAGGAGCACGTCGCCCACCCGCACGAAACGCTCTTCTGAAGGCCTGCATCGGGCTCGACAGCGACTCCCATGTCGCGGGTGAACCGATGCCTCTCGCGTGAAGGAGCGAGATCGTCGTGCGCGCAAAATCGGGCCTACTTTTCCGTGCGATGCGCCCCTTTGACGCAAAAAAGCCAGGGACTCACGCGATCATAGGATCCCCTGGGCTCGGCCCTGGTTTCGAGGGTCGGCTCCCTTGCAGGAGAATACCTATGGAACACAAGCCTGTAGAGAAGCTGCGTAGCGTCGCTGAAGTGCATGAGTTGAGCCAAGGTTTCCTGTCGCGGCGCGAACGCCTCGAGCGTTGGGCCGAAGTGTTGGAGCGCCAGCCGAAACGGCGCTTGCGGTCTCTCGGCGAGATCGAGTTCGTCCCCAAGGACAAGCGGCCGGAGTTGAGATCCGACGAATCCCCCATTACGGTGGCGTTCGAGGATCCGATCCTCCGGGCAGCCGGGCTGAGGGGCGATACGCTTGGGGATGCCATGGAGTTCTTCGAGCTGTCCGAGAGCGCCTCCCATCGCCTTCTCTGCTCCTGCATGAACGGTTGGAGCATGGAAGCCGGAACCACGGCGCGGAAGGTCCACCGGATCGCCAATCCCGATCATCGGCTCATGCTGTTCACGACAGCAGGACTGCTCACGGCGGCTCCTGCGGTGTTCTACTTGCTGAGCTGAAGGAAAGCTGCGGCGCCGAGCCCGGCGATCGGCCGGGCCCGGTGCCGGTCGTTTGGAGACCCATGAATGACGGATGCTCCGCCCCGTCGGATCGGATTGCCCTGGTACATCCGCGAGGATTATTCCCGCATCCGCGAGATGATCGTCGACCCGCACAACCTCGCACCCAGCTACGACGCTTGGCTCGCAGCGGCCGAGAACAACGAGAATGTCGGTCGTCAGGCCGGTCTCCAGATCATACGGGTGACGGTCGAGCCTGACGCATTTGCAGCATGGTGCCGGGAACAGGGCCTGGAGCCCGACAGCGCCGCGCGCACGCGGTACGTCGCCGACATCGCTGGCCGGAACGCCGAATAAGCCACCAGCATCGTCACGCCCCCGCCGCATCCTGCGTAAACAGCCAAGCCTTGACGTCTCCTGCCCCATGCCTAGTTGCTCGGGCTACAGGGTGGAGGCACAAACTTGCTGAACGAGAACGGTGCGAGCAGCGACATTTCCGCCAATGAGACGGATCGGTCGACGGCGTCCGGGCACGCCATGCGGGCGGCCGTCCTGACCGGGCCCGGGCAGATCCAGATCCAGGCGGTCGCCCTTCCCGAGCCGGGCCCCGGGCAGGTGCGGCTGCGCCTGGAGGGGTGCGGCGTGTGCGCCTCGAACCTGACGCCCTGGGCAGGACCGGAATGGATGCAGTACCCCACGGAGCCGGGCGCGCTCGGGCACGAAGCCTGGGGTTTTGTCGACGCCGTCGGCGAGGGGGTCGAGGGTCTGTCCGTCGGCGACCGGGTCGCGGCGCTCTCCTATCAATCCTATGCCGAATACGATCTGGCCGCGGCCGACGCGGTCATTCCCCTGCCGGACGCTCTTGCAGGACGACCGTTCCCTGGCGAGCCGCTCGGCTGCGCCATGAACATCTTTCGACGCAGCGAGATCGAGGCCGGGCAGACAGTCGCGATCATCGGGATCGGCTTTCTCGGCGCCATTCTCACCAAGCTCGCCTCCGATGCCGGCGCCCGCGTCATCGCCATCTCGAGGCGGCCGTTCTCGCTCGATCTCGCCCGTCGCATGGGCGCAGCCGAGACGATCCCGATGGAGGACCACCATGCGATCATCGACCGCGTTAAGGAACTGACCGGCGGCGCATTCTGCGATCGGGTGATCGAGGCGGTGGGCAAGCAATGGCCTCTCGATCTTGCAGGCGAGCTGACGCGAGAGCGGGGAAAGCTCATCGTCGCCGGATATCATCAGGACGGGCCGCGACAGGTCAACATGTGGCTCTGGAACTGGCGCGGCATCGACGTGATCAACGCCCATGAGCGCGATTCCAGGGTCTATGTTCAGGGCATGCGCGAGGCCATGGACATGATCGCATCCGGACGTCTGGACCCGAGCACCCTCTATACCCATACTTACCCGTTGGACCGGCTCGGCGAGGCGCTCGATGCCACGCGCGACCGGCCGGACGGTTTCCTCAAGGCCCTGGTGACATACTGATGGTGCAGCAGGCCGTGGTTGAAACAACTTCCGAACCCTCACTGGTGCGCCCGCGCCTCGGCTTTCTCGGCGTCGGCTGGATCGGGCGGCACCGCATGCAGGCCATCCTCGGCACCGGCATGGTCGATGTCGCGGCCATCGCCGATCCGTCCCCCGAGACGGCCGCGGAGGCCGGCCGGCTCGCGCCCGATGCGAAGCGGGTGGCGACGCTCGACGACATTCTCGACATCGGCGTCGATGGCGTGGTGATCGCAACCCCGAGCGCCATGCATGCCGACCAGTCGATCCGGGCCCTGGAACGCGGCGTCGCGGTTTTCTGCCAAAAACCTCTCGGACGCACGGCCGCGGAGGTGCAGGCCGTGGTCGATACCGCGCGCCGGTCCGATCGGCTCTTGGGCGTCGATCTCTCGTACCGGTTCACGGAGGGCATGCGGCGCATTCGCGAGGTCATCGACACGGGTGAGCTGGGACACATCTATGCTGTCGATCTCGTGTTCCACAACGCTTACGGCCCCGACAAGCCATGGTTCTACGATCCGGTGCAGTCGGGCGGCGGCTGCGTGATGGATCTCGGCGTTCATCTGGTCGATCTCGCCTTGTGGACCCTCAACAGCCCCGGGGTCGCAGGCGTGACGGGCAAGCTCTTCGCTGGCGGCGCGCCGCTCCAGGATCCCGCGTCACAGGTCGAGGATTATGCCGTCGCGACGGTGACGCTGGACACGGGCGCCGTGGTGCAGCTCGCCTGCTCCTGGCGGCTCCAGGCCGGATGCGACGCGATGATCTCGGCCACGCTCTATGGCACGCAAGGGGGTGTGTCGCTGCGCAATGTGAATGGGTCGTTCTACGATTTCACGGCGGAGCGCTATCGCGGCACATCCCGTGAGACATTGACGACGCCGCCCGACGAGTGGGGTGGCCGCGCTGCTGCGGATTGGGCCTCCCGCCTGGCCGCGGGCGAGCGGTTCGACCCAGCAGCGGAGCAGCTGGTCGAGGTCGCACGGGTGCTCGACTCGATTTACGGGCGTTAACGCCCATCAGACGAAGAGGTGCGCCGTTCCCTCCTCATTGTCTCACCGGCCCTGTTCCGGTGATCCCGATCGAAAGGGCAAGGCGCTTCACGCAAGCGTCATGGCCGGGGCAAGCCCGGCCATGACGTGAGGAGTGTCAGCTCCTTGAGACGCATCCCGCGTCAGAGAGCCTCCAGCACCTTGCTCGGTTGAGCGGTCTGGCCCGAGGGCGCATAGCGGCGGATCATGCTGGCGCAGAACTCCGCGAACTCCTCCTTCACCTGCGGTGCGCTCGTGTGGTGCGGAGCGATCCCGCGATGCTCGGGCGTGAAGCAGAACGTCACGGTCACGTCGAAATCCGCCAGCGCCTCCATCTGCCGGTCGAACCAGTCGAGCGCATTCGGACGGAAGCTGTCCGCCCAGGACAGGCCCGTGCGCAGATACTTCACGCCCAGCCGCTTCATGCAGGCCACCGCATCGTCGAGGCGATGGTCCTCGTAATGGAACCACTGGCACAGGCCCATCTGCGGCGTATATTTTGCGAATTCCTCGAGAGCGGGCTTCGGCGTGCCGTCTTCGCGCAGAAGGCCCATGTAGAAGTGACGGTAGTATGACGAGCCTTCCGCTTCCCTGTGGCGCGTCGTGGCCTCCCAGGATCGAGGGAGGTCGTAGAGGCTGTACCAATGGATTTTCGGCACCTTGCCGATCAGAAGTTCCGCCGTGCGGTTCAAGCCCCAGGCCTGAACCTCCTCGGCGCCGAAGGTCGAAATGCCGACCTCGCTCACCCAGATGGGCTTGTCCGTGACGGCCCGGATCTCGTCGATCTTCGCGGGCCAATCGTGGATCTGCCACAGGTTCCAATCAAGCGGGAATCCGTGCACGGCCACAACGTCGATCTGGTCCAGGGCGCCATGGCCTTCCAGCTTCTTGATGAAGCCGGGATCGATCGGCGAGATGCCGCCGAGCACGCGGGGCAGGTTGGGATTCTCGGCCCTGATCGCCTGACCTGCGACGATCGCCATATCGGAGAAGAGCTTCCAATCCGGGTCGATCTCCGGATCCCAATGGGACTTGTTGTTGGGCTCGTTCCAGATCATCGCGGCTTCGATCATGCTTGTCTCCCTTGGGCCGGATAGACGGCGCCCGCACCGGGCGGAGCGTCGACACGGCGGCAGATATAAACTTCGATTTCAGGGTGCTGGATGATCTCGAACCCGGCGCTGCGGAGCATGGCTTCGACGCAGGCGGCGTTCGGGGCCCACCAGTTGGTCGGATCATCGGCATAGCGATGCTCGATGAAGTGCATTTTCGGGTAGCGCGGATCATCGAAGTGATCCGTCTGCCAGAAGGTATAGTTCTCCGCGACCGGCATGACCTCCGCGGATCCGCGCTGCATCGACTGAAACACGAGAAGATCCCGGGCGACGTGCTCGTGGATCAGGTCGAGGGCCAACAACGGGTGGCGCAGATGATAGAGCACGCCCATGAAGAGCACCACATCGAAGCGCTCCCCGAGCTGGCCGAGGTCGTAGACCGAAACCTTGCGGAATTCGATGTCGTGGCCCATGGTCTGGGCGGCGAACCGGGCCTGGGCGAGATAAGTGTCGTCGAAATCGATGCCGAGCACGCGCTCCGCGCCCCGCTTCTTCATCTCCATGGAGTAGAAGCCGCCGTTGCAGCCGATGTCGAGCACGGTTTTACCGGTGAGATCCTGCGGGATCGCGTCCGCGAATTGCTGCCATTTCACGGCCGGGTAATTGCCGAGGAAGTGGTCAGGCGCGGTCCAGACGCCACCCTTCAGCTCGATATTGTGAAACCATGGCCCGAGCGCTTCGGCTTTCCGGCGGATCTCATCCGGCGGCGTGGGATCGATGGCATTCATCGTAGCGACTACTCCCTGTTCAAGTCGTGAAGTCCCCGCGGCAGGCGACCCGCCGGCCAGCCCAGGGCCACACGGG is part of the Microvirga terrae genome and encodes:
- a CDS encoding NAD(P)-dependent alcohol dehydrogenase — protein: MIKAFGYAAQDASTPLSPFRFERREPRESDVQIEILYCGVCHSDLHTARAEWGGTVYPCVPGHEIVGRVTRVGPGVQKFKEGDLVGVGCMVDSCRTCRSCREGLEQYCEVGFTGTYNGPEQGTGANTYGGYSDTVVVDESFVLKVPDGMDLAAAAPLLCAGITTYSPLRRWRVQPGHKVGVVGLGGLGHMAVKLARAMGAHVVLFTTSPNKREDALKLGAHEVVVSRDPEAMKEHVNSFDFILDTVAAPHDLDAYLVLLARDSAMVLVGAPAEPHPATTVFNLIMKRRQLAGSLIGGIAETQEMLDFCAQHGITSEIEMIPIQKINEAYERMLKSDVKYRFVIDMASLKQDAAAA
- a CDS encoding PrkA family serine protein kinase; the encoded protein is MLHSDDLFSSFLKTYETRREAEMSLADYLEGCRNDPMMYASAPERILAAIGEPQLVDTSKDARLGRIFMNRTIRVYPAFSEFYGMEETIEMIVSFFRHAAQGLEERKQILYLLGPVGGGKSSLAERLKSLMEVNPIYVLKAGDEISPVFESPLGLFDAEQMGPMLEERYGIPRRRLTNLLSPWAIKRLDEFKGDISKFRVVKINPSRMRQIAIAKTEPGDENNQDISSLVGKVDIRKLETLSQADPDAYSYSGGLNRANQGILEFVEMFKAPIKMLHPLLTATQEGNYVGTENIGSIPFSGIILAHSNEAEWQTFRTNKNNEAFIDRIYVIKVPYCLRVTEEQKIYDKLIRTSELAGAPCAPATLEMLARFSVLSRLRAHENSNFYSKMRVYDGESLREVDPRARSLQEYRDSAGVDEGMDGISTRFAFKVLSATFNHDTIEVAADPVHLMYVLEQSLRREQLPQDVERRYLEFIKAELAPRYADFIGHEIQKAYLESYHDYGQNLFDRYVAYADAWIEDQDFKDPDTGQLLNRELLNQELTKIEKPAGIANPKDFRNEVVKFSLRARAGNHGRNPSWTSYEKIRDVIERRMFSQVEELLPVISFGSKKDSETEKKHGEFVARMMDRGYTERQVRRLVEWYMRVKQAG
- a CDS encoding YeaH/YhbH family protein, which translates into the protein MYIIDRRLNPGGKSLANRQRFLRRAKAQIQRAVRQTAGDRDITDLERGGEVSIPADGVREPSFRRSGEGGVHDHILPGNKRFVEGDTVERPPGGGGSAAGGDNGEGEDDFRFVLTRDEFLDLFLDDLELPDLAKRRVATVETQGMRRAGYTVTGSPVNLALLRSMRNALSRRIAMRRPKSQDLLRLQEEIDRLEEREGPSERLTALRQELELLQLRSRRFPYIDPIDLRYRRFEPVAKPVAQAVMFCLMDVSGSMTEHMKDLAKRFYMLLYIFLTRRYKHVEIVFIRHTHEAKEVDEETFFNSPETGGTVVSSALREMQRIVEERYSPDAWNIYAAQASDGDNSPNDGTTSAAMLREVILPVCQYYAYLEVGSDSDRMQTGFINHKTSLWQTYETLQEQGANLAMRKVNHRREIYPVFRELFRRRDADAGAKVP
- a CDS encoding SpoVR family protein, producing the protein MSVVEHDTLLFHGADWDFGTIQRIHDAVEAIGVGELGLDVYPNQIEVITAEQMLGAYASIGMPLFYKHWSFGKRFALHESSYRQGLMGLAYEIVINSNPCISYIMEENSATMQTLVIAHAAFGHNHFFKNNYLFKEWTDADGILDYLEFAKGYITRCEERYGHAAVERILDAAHALMSHGVHRYPRKKRPDLRSEERRERERQLHQEQTFNDLWRTVPTKGAAAKPQLSEERRRALLELPQENLLYFLEKSAPRLQPWQREILRIVRQIAQYFYPQRQTKVMNEGCATYCHYRIMTRLHETGQISDGAFLEFLQSHTNVTRQPEFDDPHYGGINPYALGFGMMQDIERICTKPTAEDREWFPDIAGGGDAMAVLRDVWANYRDESFISQFLSPHLIRRWRMFHLVDDPDRPELMIEAIHDERGYRRLRRSLSRHYDVGWSDPDIQVVDVDLAGDRRLILHHHVLNRTLLHKDDAQRVLQMVANLWGYAVVLKEVEPATGAIFQEHVAHPHETLF
- a CDS encoding MDR/zinc-dependent alcohol dehydrogenase-like family protein produces the protein MRAAVLTGPGQIQIQAVALPEPGPGQVRLRLEGCGVCASNLTPWAGPEWMQYPTEPGALGHEAWGFVDAVGEGVEGLSVGDRVAALSYQSYAEYDLAAADAVIPLPDALAGRPFPGEPLGCAMNIFRRSEIEAGQTVAIIGIGFLGAILTKLASDAGARVIAISRRPFSLDLARRMGAAETIPMEDHHAIIDRVKELTGGAFCDRVIEAVGKQWPLDLAGELTRERGKLIVAGYHQDGPRQVNMWLWNWRGIDVINAHERDSRVYVQGMREAMDMIASGRLDPSTLYTHTYPLDRLGEALDATRDRPDGFLKALVTY
- a CDS encoding Gfo/Idh/MocA family protein → MVQQAVVETTSEPSLVRPRLGFLGVGWIGRHRMQAILGTGMVDVAAIADPSPETAAEAGRLAPDAKRVATLDDILDIGVDGVVIATPSAMHADQSIRALERGVAVFCQKPLGRTAAEVQAVVDTARRSDRLLGVDLSYRFTEGMRRIREVIDTGELGHIYAVDLVFHNAYGPDKPWFYDPVQSGGGCVMDLGVHLVDLALWTLNSPGVAGVTGKLFAGGAPLQDPASQVEDYAVATVTLDTGAVVQLACSWRLQAGCDAMISATLYGTQGGVSLRNVNGSFYDFTAERYRGTSRETLTTPPDEWGGRAAADWASRLAAGERFDPAAEQLVEVARVLDSIYGR
- a CDS encoding beta-xylosidase is translated as MIEAAMIWNEPNNKSHWDPEIDPDWKLFSDMAIVAGQAIRAENPNLPRVLGGISPIDPGFIKKLEGHGALDQIDVVAVHGFPLDWNLWQIHDWPAKIDEIRAVTDKPIWVSEVGISTFGAEEVQAWGLNRTAELLIGKVPKIHWYSLYDLPRSWEATTRHREAEGSSYYRHFYMGLLREDGTPKPALEEFAKYTPQMGLCQWFHYEDHRLDDAVACMKRLGVKYLRTGLSWADSFRPNALDWFDRQMEALADFDVTVTFCFTPEHRGIAPHHTSAPQVKEEFAEFCASMIRRYAPSGQTAQPSKVLEAL
- a CDS encoding TIGR04290 family methyltransferase codes for the protein MNAIDPTPPDEIRRKAEALGPWFHNIELKGGVWTAPDHFLGNYPAVKWQQFADAIPQDLTGKTVLDIGCNGGFYSMEMKKRGAERVLGIDFDDTYLAQARFAAQTMGHDIEFRKVSVYDLGQLGERFDVVLFMGVLYHLRHPLLALDLIHEHVARDLLVFQSMQRGSAEVMPVAENYTFWQTDHFDDPRYPKMHFIEHRYADDPTNWWAPNAACVEAMLRSAGFEIIQHPEIEVYICRRVDAPPGAGAVYPAQGRQA